One Micromonospora sp. WMMD812 genomic window carries:
- a CDS encoding DUF6510 family protein, with translation MSTSNVRADDAPWVDGNALAGPLGEIMGTDLTVAELTCAGCRTPRPLAAMRVFDRAPGLVARCPGCEDVVMRVVRTADRVLVDLRGSLVLSLPVPAA, from the coding sequence ATGTCGACCAGCAACGTCAGAGCCGACGACGCACCCTGGGTGGACGGTAACGCCCTCGCCGGACCGCTCGGCGAGATCATGGGGACCGACCTCACCGTTGCCGAGCTCACCTGTGCTGGGTGCCGGACGCCCCGCCCGCTCGCCGCGATGCGCGTGTTCGACCGAGCACCCGGCCTCGTCGCCCGATGTCCCGGCTGCGAGGACGTCGTCATGCGCGTGGTGCGCACGGCCGACCGTGTCCTGGTCGACCTGCGTGGGTCGCTCGTCCTCAGCCTTCCGGTGCCGGCCGCCTGA
- a CDS encoding TetR/AcrR family transcriptional regulator — protein MGDEQVAAPTKQRRISQRGIATRERILDAANRLMLVRGVNATTLDDVREASQTSKSQLYHHFADKQELVRALVKYRGALVLQRERGGLERLRSFSGLVRWRNALVQANSLNNGKYGCGLGSMAVELSDQDEQARSMLSETFAAWEKLISDGLHRMRDSGALRQDADPEKLATGLMAALQGGYLLANAAHDVAPMEVALDMALEHIKSFLVEPSGEPTR, from the coding sequence ATGGGCGACGAGCAGGTGGCTGCGCCGACGAAGCAGCGGAGGATCAGTCAACGTGGCATCGCGACGCGAGAGCGGATCCTCGACGCGGCGAACCGGCTGATGCTCGTGCGCGGAGTGAACGCGACGACCCTCGACGACGTCCGCGAGGCGAGCCAGACCAGCAAGTCTCAGCTTTACCACCACTTCGCCGACAAGCAGGAGCTCGTGCGCGCGTTGGTCAAATATCGAGGCGCGCTCGTGCTTCAGCGCGAACGCGGAGGGCTCGAACGACTGAGATCGTTCTCAGGGCTGGTCCGGTGGCGTAACGCGCTGGTCCAGGCCAACTCGCTGAACAACGGTAAGTACGGGTGTGGCCTCGGGTCGATGGCTGTCGAGCTGTCCGATCAAGATGAGCAGGCTCGATCGATGCTGTCGGAGACGTTTGCGGCATGGGAAAAGCTGATCAGTGATGGTCTGCACCGGATGCGGGATAGCGGTGCGCTGCGCCAGGACGCCGACCCGGAGAAGTTGGCCACGGGGTTGATGGCGGCTTTGCAAGGCGGCTACTTGCTGGCGAACGCCGCCCACGACGTCGCACCCATGGAAGTTGCCCTGGACATGGCGCTGGAGCACATCAAGTCGTTCCTCGTGGAGCCGTCCGGCGAGCCGACCCGTTAG
- a CDS encoding GNAT family N-acetyltransferase, which translates to MASNAEPMITLTSAEEDSGGANLPGATASDADDLVITDNSELGIYEATIGGRTAAGLIYSKVGSRVILLATSVLPEFRGKGVAARLIGGVLDELRTQGRTATVTCPFATTFVNAHPEYADVLDPASQTAGHGH; encoded by the coding sequence ATGGCGAGCAACGCCGAGCCCATGATCACGTTGACCAGTGCCGAGGAGGATTCGGGTGGCGCGAACCTGCCGGGAGCCACCGCGTCCGACGCGGATGACCTCGTCATCACCGACAACAGTGAACTCGGCATCTACGAGGCCACGATAGGGGGCCGGACAGCCGCTGGGCTCATCTACAGCAAGGTCGGGAGCCGCGTCATACTGCTGGCGACATCCGTGCTCCCCGAGTTTCGGGGGAAGGGAGTAGCCGCCAGGCTCATCGGCGGCGTCCTCGACGAGCTGCGGACGCAAGGCAGAACCGCCACCGTCACGTGTCCGTTCGCGACGACATTCGTCAATGCTCATCCGGAATATGCCGACGTTCTCGATCCGGCATCACAGACAGCCGGGCACGGGCACTGA
- a CDS encoding DUF2007 domain-containing protein: MESAPVTVAIVSSRIEAELAAGLLRSQGLWAAYIADDVGGQEPQLQQGGVRVLVASADEAAARRILADTGDGERE, encoded by the coding sequence ATGGAGAGTGCTCCGGTCACGGTGGCGATTGTCAGCAGCCGTATCGAGGCGGAACTGGCCGCGGGCCTGCTGCGAAGTCAGGGCCTGTGGGCGGCGTACATCGCGGACGACGTCGGCGGGCAGGAGCCGCAGTTGCAGCAGGGCGGCGTGCGTGTGCTGGTCGCCTCGGCCGACGAGGCCGCGGCCCGGCGCATTCTCGCGGACACCGGCGACGGGGAGCGTGAGTGA
- the msrB gene encoding peptide-methionine (R)-S-oxide reductase MsrB, whose protein sequence is MPQQTQYHKNPDAVSRLDPEQYRVTQQDGTERPFANAYWDNHEPGIYVDIVSGEPLFASVDKYDSHSGWPSFTKPIAKTNVVERADSSHGMIRVEARSLHGDSHLGHVFNDGPLDKGGLRYCINSASLRFIHLDDLENAGYGEYRTLFASDTNSDTDDK, encoded by the coding sequence GTGCCCCAGCAGACCCAGTACCACAAGAACCCGGACGCCGTTTCGCGGCTCGACCCGGAGCAGTACCGCGTGACCCAGCAGGACGGCACCGAGCGCCCGTTCGCCAACGCCTACTGGGACAACCACGAGCCCGGCATCTACGTCGACATCGTCTCCGGCGAGCCGCTGTTCGCATCGGTCGACAAGTACGACAGCCACTCCGGCTGGCCGAGTTTCACCAAGCCGATCGCCAAGACGAACGTCGTCGAGCGCGCAGACTCCAGCCACGGGATGATCCGGGTTGAGGCCCGCTCGCTGCACGGGGACAGCCACCTCGGCCACGTCTTCAACGACGGTCCCCTCGACAAGGGTGGACTGCGCTACTGCATCAACTCCGCGTCGTTGCGTTTCATCCACCTCGACGACCTGGAGAACGCAGGGTACGGCGAATACCGCACCCTGTTCGCGAGTGACACCAACAGTGACACCGACGACAAGTAA
- a CDS encoding NADP-dependent oxidoreductase, translating into MKAIVVTDQAAGTAGMTLVERPEPEPALNDVVVRVHASGFVPTEMAWPSTWTDRLGRDRTPSIPGHELAGVVTALGYGTAGLSVGQRVFGLTDWTRDGTLAEYVAVEARNLAPLPGDVDFTVGASLPISGLTAWQGLFEHGRLQAGQSVLVHGAAGAVGSMVTQLAREFGAYVIGTGRAADRRKALDFGAQEFVDLENDVLEDVGGVDLVFDVIGGDIGKRSAGLIRAGGTLVTVVGPPEARPTDGLAVDFVVEPDRAQLGEIVRRVRDGRLRTNIGNVANLDDAVTALNPTERITGKTIIRARP; encoded by the coding sequence ATGAAAGCGATCGTGGTGACGGACCAGGCTGCGGGAACGGCCGGGATGACGCTGGTGGAGCGGCCCGAGCCGGAACCGGCGCTGAACGACGTCGTCGTTCGGGTTCACGCGTCGGGATTCGTCCCGACTGAGATGGCGTGGCCATCGACCTGGACCGATCGCCTCGGCCGTGACCGGACGCCGTCGATCCCCGGGCACGAGCTGGCCGGAGTGGTCACCGCCCTCGGCTATGGCACGGCGGGACTGTCCGTGGGTCAGCGGGTGTTCGGCCTCACGGACTGGACCCGCGACGGCACCCTGGCGGAATATGTGGCCGTCGAGGCACGCAACCTCGCGCCGCTGCCGGGCGACGTCGACTTCACGGTGGGCGCGAGCCTGCCGATCTCGGGCTTGACCGCGTGGCAGGGACTGTTCGAGCACGGCCGCCTTCAGGCGGGGCAGAGCGTCCTCGTGCACGGCGCGGCCGGCGCAGTCGGTTCGATGGTGACGCAGCTCGCACGCGAGTTCGGCGCCTACGTCATCGGCACCGGGCGCGCCGCCGACCGTCGGAAGGCGCTCGACTTCGGCGCGCAGGAGTTCGTCGACCTCGAGAACGACGTCCTCGAGGACGTCGGCGGAGTCGATCTGGTCTTCGACGTCATCGGCGGCGACATCGGGAAGCGTTCCGCCGGCCTGATTCGAGCCGGAGGAACGCTGGTGACCGTCGTCGGGCCGCCCGAGGCGCGGCCCACGGACGGCTTGGCGGTCGATTTCGTCGTCGAGCCCGATCGCGCCCAACTGGGTGAGATCGTCCGGCGGGTGCGGGACGGACGGCTGCGGACGAACATCGGCAATGTCGCGAACCTCGACGACGCCGTCACCGCCCTCAATCCGACCGAGCGGATCACCGGGAAGACGATCATCCGCGCTCGTCCGTAA
- a CDS encoding OsmC family protein produces METDRDRVVASARAVLPATERRRTDMTTRGFTFVSDEPHNGAIGEGPTPTEYLLMALASCTAQTLRQYVDYKYDTAGDITVEIDYHEPEQEGAERYLQRTITLSEEPDPDDLTVMHEIAERSPVTLLIQFAWSVKTEFVGPR; encoded by the coding sequence ATGGAAACCGATCGGGATCGTGTCGTCGCATCCGCCCGAGCTGTCCTTCCGGCCACTGAGCGCCGGCGCACGGACATGACCACCCGCGGCTTCACGTTCGTCTCCGATGAACCGCACAACGGCGCGATCGGCGAAGGCCCGACGCCGACGGAGTACCTGTTGATGGCGCTCGCGTCGTGTACCGCTCAGACGCTGCGGCAGTACGTCGACTACAAGTACGACACCGCCGGTGACATCACCGTCGAGATCGACTATCACGAACCCGAGCAGGAAGGCGCAGAGCGTTACCTGCAGCGCACGATCACGCTGAGCGAAGAACCGGACCCCGACGACTTGACGGTGATGCATGAGATCGCCGAGAGGTCCCCGGTGACCCTGCTGATTCAGTTCGCGTGGAGCGTGAAGACCGAGTTCGTCGGGCCGCGCTGA
- a CDS encoding ferredoxin reductase, whose amino-acid sequence MARAAVPGRLTWQPATVAATRPETATARTLVLDVGGWTGHVGQHVDVRLTAPDGYTAYRSYSISSAPGPGRLEVTVQAVTGGEVSPYFVDIAEPGDQLEIRGPLGGWFVRRPADPRPALLIGGGSGVAPLMSMVRAATNPTRLLYSTRSPSDALFTADLATARAAVDGCVAVTHVYTRVAPPGWPAPPRRLDADALARVAWPRDADAVAFVCGPTGFVETVADLLVDIGHDPANIRTERFGPTGG is encoded by the coding sequence ATGGCGCGAGCAGCGGTACCGGGCAGACTGACCTGGCAGCCGGCGACCGTCGCCGCCACCCGGCCGGAGACCGCGACGGCGCGGACCCTGGTCCTCGACGTCGGCGGGTGGACAGGTCACGTGGGCCAGCACGTCGACGTCCGGTTGACGGCTCCCGACGGCTACACGGCGTACCGCAGCTACTCGATCTCGTCCGCCCCGGGGCCCGGCCGGCTCGAGGTGACCGTCCAGGCGGTGACCGGCGGTGAGGTCTCGCCGTATTTCGTCGACATCGCAGAGCCCGGTGACCAACTCGAGATCCGTGGACCGCTCGGCGGCTGGTTCGTACGCCGACCCGCCGATCCACGCCCGGCGTTGCTGATCGGCGGCGGCTCCGGCGTGGCGCCGCTGATGTCGATGGTGCGTGCGGCGACGAACCCCACCAGGCTGCTGTACTCGACCCGATCTCCGTCCGATGCGCTCTTCACGGCGGATCTCGCAACCGCACGAGCCGCAGTCGACGGGTGCGTCGCCGTCACACACGTCTACACCAGGGTCGCGCCCCCCGGCTGGCCGGCACCACCCCGACGACTGGACGCGGACGCCCTCGCCCGCGTCGCCTGGCCTCGCGATGCCGACGCTGTGGCGTTCGTCTGCGGGCCCACCGGATTCGTCGAGACCGTTGCCGACCTGCTCGTCGACATCGGGCACGATCCCGCGAACATCCGCACTGAACGCTTCGGACCCACCGGAGGATGA
- a CDS encoding molybdopterin-dependent oxidoreductase has translation MTVITRGFGGRRRDDTDLPPGQHRTDDFPVLSAGPTPRIGLDEWELAVVTEAGERSTWSWAEFTALPADEPTVDIHCVTHWSKFGTKWRGVPVDTLLADVDTAAEYVLAHSYGGYTTNIPLEDLLDGQAWVAYEFDGEPLEPVHGGPARLLVPHLYFWKSAKWLHALELRLDDEPGFWETAGYHNYGDPWREQRYRAD, from the coding sequence ATGACCGTGATCACACGCGGCTTCGGCGGCCGCAGACGCGACGACACCGACCTCCCGCCCGGCCAGCACCGCACGGACGACTTCCCGGTGCTGTCGGCGGGACCGACACCGCGCATCGGCCTCGACGAGTGGGAGCTCGCCGTCGTCACCGAGGCCGGCGAGCGAAGCACGTGGTCGTGGGCGGAGTTCACCGCCCTTCCTGCCGACGAGCCGACCGTGGACATCCACTGCGTCACGCACTGGTCGAAGTTCGGCACGAAGTGGCGAGGTGTCCCGGTGGACACGTTGCTGGCCGACGTCGACACCGCGGCCGAGTACGTCCTCGCCCACTCCTACGGCGGCTACACCACGAACATCCCGCTCGAGGACCTTCTCGACGGCCAGGCCTGGGTGGCGTACGAGTTCGACGGCGAGCCGCTGGAGCCGGTGCACGGCGGGCCAGCTCGTCTCCTCGTTCCGCACCTGTACTTCTGGAAGAGCGCGAAATGGCTGCACGCACTGGAACTGCGTCTCGACGACGAGCCCGGGTTCTGGGAGACGGCCGGCTACCACAACTACGGGGACCCATGGCGCGAGCAGCGGTACCGGGCAGACTGA
- the nhaA gene encoding Na+/H+ antiporter NhaA, with translation MTDTKLSGRTIRMRNLAPPLQAFLRTESGSAGLLVAAIVAALLWANTDLGSYEAVWRTQLSLRLGHLELSRDLHTWINSGLMTLFFLVVGLEARREFDLGDLRDRRRFLLPSVAGVIGMLVPVLIFLLINRGGPGAHGWGVAMSTDTALALGLLALLGRGVPDRVRIFLLTVFVVDDVIALIVIALVYSDDIKMMPIVVAVGAFAAMLAIRAAGVRRGSAYVPVAIVMWGALLVSGVDPVVAGLAIGLTAFAYSPGRAELEQVSGLFRSFREQPTPKLARTASIGLATTLSPNDRLQRIYHPWSSYVIVPLFGLANAGISIDGPFLAQAFASPVTWGVLLGYVVGKPLAVIGTSAGLTWISHGRIRPAVGWAGVLGSGTIAGVSFTVSLLIASLAFSGDQLAEAKVGVLSAAIVSSALTWTAFHVTNMLPKDKRTRALFGDMTELIDLIPEVDEKQDHVRGPAGASVTLVQYGDFQCPYCGKAEPVVRQLVGHTDLRFVWRHLPLSDVHPQARLAAEAAEAAAAQGKFWQMHDLLLDHQDKLNITDLLKYAGDLGLDQERFHDDLMSQAHAGRIERDIDSADNSGVSGTPTFFINGRRHYGAYDITTLTAAIRLARARARLGREAAATRT, from the coding sequence GTGACCGACACCAAGCTGAGCGGCCGAACGATCCGGATGCGGAATCTCGCGCCACCGCTGCAGGCCTTTCTCCGCACCGAGTCCGGCAGCGCCGGCCTGCTCGTGGCCGCCATCGTCGCCGCACTGCTCTGGGCCAACACCGACCTCGGCTCCTACGAAGCCGTCTGGCGCACCCAACTGTCCCTGCGCCTCGGGCACCTCGAACTCTCCCGTGACCTGCACACCTGGATCAACAGCGGCTTGATGACGCTGTTCTTCCTGGTCGTCGGCCTTGAGGCGCGGCGCGAGTTCGATCTCGGCGACCTACGCGACCGGCGGCGTTTCCTGCTGCCCAGCGTGGCCGGCGTGATCGGCATGCTGGTCCCGGTGCTGATCTTCCTGCTGATCAATCGCGGCGGGCCGGGCGCGCACGGCTGGGGCGTAGCCATGTCGACCGACACCGCCCTCGCGTTGGGCCTGCTGGCACTGCTCGGCCGGGGCGTGCCCGACCGGGTCCGGATCTTCCTGCTCACCGTGTTCGTGGTCGACGACGTGATCGCACTCATCGTCATCGCCCTGGTCTACAGCGACGACATCAAGATGATGCCCATCGTGGTGGCCGTTGGGGCGTTCGCGGCCATGCTGGCCATCCGCGCAGCCGGCGTCCGACGTGGTTCGGCGTACGTGCCGGTCGCCATCGTGATGTGGGGCGCGCTGCTGGTCAGCGGAGTCGACCCGGTGGTGGCCGGACTGGCCATCGGGTTGACCGCGTTCGCCTACTCCCCTGGCCGAGCTGAGCTCGAGCAGGTCAGCGGGCTGTTCCGGTCGTTCCGTGAGCAGCCGACGCCCAAGCTCGCGCGTACGGCATCGATCGGCCTCGCGACCACGCTGTCGCCCAACGACCGCCTACAGCGCATCTACCACCCCTGGTCCAGCTACGTAATCGTGCCGCTGTTCGGCCTGGCCAACGCTGGCATCAGCATCGACGGTCCGTTCCTGGCCCAGGCGTTCGCGTCGCCCGTCACCTGGGGCGTGCTGCTCGGGTATGTCGTCGGCAAGCCGCTCGCCGTGATCGGCACCTCGGCCGGGCTCACCTGGATCTCGCACGGCCGCATCCGTCCGGCCGTGGGCTGGGCGGGCGTGCTCGGCAGCGGCACGATCGCCGGTGTCAGCTTCACGGTGTCGCTGCTGATCGCCAGCCTGGCCTTCAGCGGCGACCAACTGGCCGAGGCCAAAGTCGGGGTGCTCAGCGCCGCGATCGTATCCTCAGCGCTGACCTGGACCGCGTTCCACGTCACCAACATGCTGCCCAAGGACAAGCGGACCCGGGCGCTCTTCGGCGACATGACGGAGCTGATCGACCTCATCCCCGAGGTCGACGAGAAGCAGGACCACGTCCGCGGCCCGGCCGGTGCGTCGGTAACGCTGGTGCAGTACGGCGACTTCCAGTGCCCGTACTGCGGGAAGGCCGAGCCGGTCGTCCGGCAGTTGGTGGGCCACACCGACCTGCGTTTCGTGTGGCGTCACCTGCCGCTGTCAGACGTGCACCCGCAGGCCCGGCTAGCAGCTGAGGCCGCCGAAGCAGCGGCCGCCCAGGGCAAGTTCTGGCAGATGCACGACCTGCTGCTCGACCACCAGGACAAGCTGAACATCACTGATCTTCTCAAGTACGCCGGCGACCTCGGTCTGGATCAGGAACGCTTCCACGACGATCTGATGAGCCAGGCCCACGCCGGGCGCATCGAACGCGACATCGACTCGGCCGACAACAGCGGAGTGTCCGGCACCCCGACGTTCTTCATCAACGGCCGCCGCCACTACGGCGCCTACGACATCACGACCTTGACCGCCGCCATTCGCCTGGCCCGAGCCCGGGCCCGCCTCGGCCGCGAGGCAGCAGCGACCCGTACCTAA
- the msrA gene encoding peptide-methionine (S)-S-oxide reductase MsrA: MTTEKAILAGGCFWGMEELFRHQPGVVSTRVGYSGGDVPNATYRNHGTHAESIEVVYDPEKTDFRALLEFFFQVHDPSTKNRQGNDVGTSYRSAIFYTSDEQKRVAEDTIADVDASGLWPGKVVTEVTPAGDFWEAEPEHQNYLQTYPNGYTCHFPRPGWKLPRRATA; the protein is encoded by the coding sequence GTGACCACCGAGAAGGCGATCCTCGCCGGCGGCTGCTTCTGGGGCATGGAGGAGCTGTTCCGCCACCAGCCCGGCGTCGTGTCCACGCGCGTCGGCTACAGCGGCGGCGACGTCCCGAACGCCACCTACCGCAACCACGGCACCCACGCGGAGTCCATCGAGGTCGTCTACGACCCCGAGAAGACCGACTTCCGCGCGCTGCTCGAGTTCTTCTTCCAGGTGCACGACCCCTCGACGAAGAATCGCCAGGGCAACGACGTCGGCACCAGCTACCGATCGGCGATCTTCTACACCAGCGACGAGCAGAAGCGGGTCGCCGAGGACACGATCGCCGACGTCGACGCCTCGGGCCTGTGGCCCGGCAAGGTCGTCACCGAGGTGACCCCGGCGGGCGACTTCTGGGAGGCCGAGCCCGAGCACCAGAACTACCTGCAGACCTACCCCAACGGTTACACCTGCCACTTCCCCCGCCCCGGGTGGAAGCTCCCGAGGCGGGCGACGGCCTGA
- a CDS encoding LamG-like jellyroll fold domain-containing protein: MQEGPSRRRFLQSAGLVGAGLVGAGTVGALAPASAGAHGGGGRPDPNLPRFTLAVIPDTQYLFDTDRGDPAPLAASLRWIIDNQAERNIVFTAHLGDIVENARADELAAAGKVFDTFDRQRMPYSVLAGNHDINSSTTDQRGPSPYLDVFGPQRFRKLPTYGGATKDGYNTYHVFTAAGRQWLLLALDWRPSDAGLAWAKSVLAAHPRTPVVLTTHDMVYADDSGAATLSGHGQRLWDYLVAESDQIFLTLNGHYWPPGRTVLRNAAGHDVHLHIANYQDRHYGGSAMIRLYQFDLARNTIDVETFSPWILGQRPEQRNALEQREMELTDATNRFSIGVDFAARFAGFDPVPPRAPRNPATMLVPGTLAYWRFDTGRGDRDAVPDGGRIEDHSGRGNHLTRVTLAGSGPEALRWSGEHHPDQPAHASLRFDGAKQPARGAYLRTLDGAPLNAETFRNGYTIEAFVKLPADVRASNHAWMSILSRFGAGRDAGKTGGDPSEPIATLSLSDGMALQWAVFPLNQNGISTNWGHEMPADEWFHVAVVNDGKTTTLYVDGAELLRNPSTPAVGLATSNEPWLVGAYHYDRIVEQAFYGWLGDLRVVNRPLPVSLFMRA; this comes from the coding sequence ATGCAAGAAGGCCCGAGCCGGCGCCGATTCCTGCAGAGCGCCGGCCTGGTCGGTGCCGGTCTGGTCGGCGCCGGCACCGTCGGGGCCCTGGCCCCCGCGTCGGCGGGCGCGCACGGCGGCGGCGGTCGACCCGACCCCAACCTGCCCCGTTTCACGCTCGCCGTCATCCCGGACACGCAGTACCTCTTCGACACCGACCGCGGTGACCCGGCGCCGTTGGCGGCGAGTCTGCGGTGGATCATCGACAACCAGGCGGAGCGGAACATCGTCTTCACCGCCCACCTCGGCGACATCGTCGAGAACGCGCGGGCCGACGAACTCGCCGCCGCCGGCAAGGTGTTCGACACCTTCGACCGTCAACGGATGCCGTACAGCGTGCTCGCCGGCAATCACGACATCAACTCGTCCACGACCGACCAGCGGGGGCCGAGCCCCTACCTCGACGTGTTCGGGCCGCAGCGGTTCCGGAAGCTGCCGACGTACGGCGGGGCGACCAAGGACGGCTACAACACGTACCACGTCTTCACCGCCGCCGGGCGGCAGTGGCTGCTGCTGGCGCTCGACTGGCGCCCGTCGGACGCCGGTCTCGCCTGGGCGAAGTCGGTCCTGGCCGCGCATCCGCGCACCCCGGTCGTCCTCACCACCCATGACATGGTGTACGCGGACGACAGCGGCGCGGCGACGCTCTCCGGCCACGGTCAGCGGCTCTGGGACTACCTCGTCGCGGAGAGCGACCAGATCTTCCTCACCCTCAACGGGCACTACTGGCCGCCCGGCCGGACCGTACTGCGCAACGCCGCCGGGCACGACGTGCACCTGCACATCGCCAACTACCAGGACCGCCACTACGGCGGCAGCGCGATGATCCGGCTCTACCAGTTCGACCTGGCGCGCAACACGATCGACGTGGAGACCTTCTCGCCGTGGATCCTCGGGCAGCGGCCCGAGCAGCGCAACGCCCTGGAGCAGCGCGAGATGGAGCTGACCGACGCCACCAACCGGTTCAGCATCGGGGTCGACTTCGCGGCGCGGTTCGCCGGCTTCGACCCGGTGCCGCCTCGCGCGCCCCGCAACCCGGCCACCATGCTGGTCCCCGGCACGCTCGCCTACTGGCGGTTCGACACGGGGCGCGGCGACCGCGACGCGGTGCCGGACGGCGGCCGGATCGAGGATCACTCCGGCCGCGGGAACCATCTCACCCGGGTCACCCTCGCCGGCAGTGGGCCGGAGGCGCTGCGCTGGTCCGGCGAGCACCACCCCGACCAGCCAGCCCACGCCAGCCTCCGCTTCGACGGTGCCAAGCAGCCGGCGCGCGGCGCGTACCTGCGGACGCTCGACGGCGCGCCGCTCAACGCCGAGACCTTCCGCAACGGCTACACCATCGAAGCGTTCGTCAAGCTGCCCGCCGACGTCCGGGCGAGCAACCACGCGTGGATGAGCATCCTGAGCCGCTTCGGCGCCGGTCGGGACGCGGGCAAGACCGGCGGCGACCCGTCGGAGCCGATCGCCACGCTGAGCCTGTCGGACGGCATGGCGTTGCAGTGGGCCGTCTTCCCGCTCAACCAGAACGGCATCTCCACCAACTGGGGTCACGAGATGCCCGCCGACGAATGGTTCCACGTGGCGGTGGTCAACGACGGGAAGACCACCACCCTGTACGTCGACGGCGCCGAACTGCTGCGCAACCCGTCCACCCCGGCGGTCGGTCTGGCCACGTCGAACGAGCCTTGGCTGGTCGGGGCGTACCACTACGACCGGATCGTGGAGCAGGCCTTCTACGGCTGGCTCGGTGACCTGCGGGTGGTGAACCGTCCGCTGCCGGTGAGCCTGTTCATGCGGGCCTGA
- a CDS encoding dihydrofolate reductase family protein — translation MGTSLNLPSSLTGSPSSATWRAKRRRYERFFDEVGAIAMGARSYEFIRRQDGPWIYGDRPTWVFTHRDLPHHGGADLRFTDADVTDVHPHLVEAATGKNVWILGGANLATQFVRAGLVDELHLGVAPVLVGSGTRLLHAEAYTPWALAETNQYGSFLALRYVAPGRAC, via the coding sequence ATGGGTACATCGCTGAACCTGCCGAGCAGCTTGACTGGCTCTCCCAGTTCCGCAACGTGGCGGGCAAAACGACGGCGCTACGAGCGGTTCTTCGACGAGGTGGGTGCGATCGCGATGGGCGCGCGGTCGTACGAATTCATTCGTCGCCAGGACGGCCCGTGGATCTACGGCGACCGACCCACCTGGGTCTTCACACATCGCGACCTGCCCCACCACGGTGGCGCCGACCTGCGGTTCACCGATGCGGACGTGACCGACGTGCATCCGCACCTGGTCGAGGCTGCCACGGGTAAGAACGTCTGGATCCTCGGCGGCGCGAACCTCGCCACCCAGTTCGTGCGGGCCGGTCTCGTCGACGAGCTTCACCTGGGCGTCGCGCCGGTGCTGGTTGGCTCCGGCACCCGACTGCTTCATGCAGAGGCCTACACCCCGTGGGCCTTGGCCGAGACCAACCAGTACGGCTCGTTCCTCGCCCTGCGCTACGTCGCGCCCGGCCGGGCCTGTTGA